The genomic segment ATAACAATCAAGCTTTTAATGCCGACAGCATAGGTGCATTTAATATCTTACGCAAATACTTACAGCAGCGACGTAAAGGGCCAGATATTACTTTGCAGGTTAAAGGTTTATCAAATCCGGTTAAATATAACTGGAATAATCATCAATTTGCAGCTTAAAAGTACCTCCAAGTCCAGTATTAACTGGATAGGAGTAGTGGCGTTGGACACGCCGAATGGGTAACTTGCTTGATGTTACGGATAACTCCCATAAAAGCAGGCGACCATGAAGCTCGGTATTTCAATGCCGAGTAGTTCACATAGCTGTACATCCAATTCTACCATATCCAAATCTAACTCCACTGCTTTCTTAAAAGCAGCTGCTGTATTCTCCGGAGCTAATCCCGCAGTACCGCGATGGCCTATCTTTAACATAAGTTTATTAACGCTATTTATATAGAATTTTAGATAAATAGATTAGTTAGCAATACTATCAACGGAATAACTATAACTGTCTTTTCTAAAAAGATAATTGCTAAATCTTTAAAAGTAACAGGGATATCAGAAGTAACTAATAGAGTTCCTACTTCTGTCATATAAATAATCTGTACTAATGACAATACCCCAATAATAAAACGCGTCTTAAGCGATGAAATACTAGAAGCTAAAATTGCTGGAATAAACATATCAGCAAAACCTACAATAGTGGCCGGAGCTGCTTTGAAAGCTTCAGGAACGCCTAAGAACTGTAGATAATA from the Acetohalobium arabaticum DSM 5501 genome contains:
- a CDS encoding glycerophosphodiester phosphodiesterase, translating into MLKIGHRGTAGLAPENTAAAFKKAVELDLDMVELDVQLCELLGIEIPSFMVACFYGSYP